One part of the Phaenicophaeus curvirostris isolate KB17595 chromosome 2, BPBGC_Pcur_1.0, whole genome shotgun sequence genome encodes these proteins:
- the FSAF1 gene encoding uncharacterized protein C1orf131 homolog has protein sequence MGPREPRRRLEAVLGALYDLGEEPCARDTAEKSKAVVVEEEDEPNQGPQRVVGRRHAARDFFKELQAELGTPAPAPAAPATSPAVEVVVFHGRKRKRQPSPSATPTGCAQTKIVDEVKNVNEQEFNFEKARLEVHKFGITGYKKQDQREWEQERAIMLGAKPPKKEHMNYKTYQEKMKEKKTAKNYDKGKEHKGDSLQKKKKEQKERRAKRKKSVPSIWPAGQVGKFRDGTLILQSYDIKKIKSSKVIK, from the exons ATGGGGCCGCGCGAGCCGCGGCGGCGGCTGGAGGCGGTGCTGGGAGCGCTCTACGACCTGG GTGAGGAGCCCTGTGCTCGGGAcactgcagagaagagcaaggcagtcgtggtggaggaggaggacgagccAAACCAGGGGCCACAGCGGGTGGTGGGCAGGCGGCACGCTGCCCGTGACTTCTTCAAGGAGCTGCAAGCCGAGCTGGGCACCCCTGcacctgccccagcagcccccgccACCTCACCTGCTGTGGAAGTGGTCGTGTTCcatgggaggaagaggaagaggcagCCCAGCCCCTCTGCAACGCCTACTGGCTGTGCCCAG aCCAAAATAGTAGATGAAGTGAAAAATGTGAACGAACAAGAATTTAACTTCGAAAAA GCTCGTCTGGAAGTGCACAAGTTTGGAATCACTGGCTACAAGAAGCAGGATCAACGTGAATGGGAACAGGAGCGTGCTATCATGCTGGGAGCCAAA CCCCCCAAAAAGGAACATATGAACTACAAGACTTaccaagagaaaatgaaagagaaaaaaacagcgAAGAATTATGATAAGGGCAAG GAACATAAAGGTGATTCTcttcagaagaagaagaaagaacagaaagagag GAGGgccaaaaggaagaaatctgtgCCTAGCATTTGGCCTGCAGGACAAGTTGGAAAATTCAGAGATGGGACCTTGATTCTGCAAAGCTATGACatcaagaaaattaaatcttcTAAAGTTATCAAATGA